The Pirellulimonas nuda genome includes a region encoding these proteins:
- a CDS encoding FtsX-like permease family protein, which translates to MTTPLAWKNLLHNRLRTVVGVLGVGFAVVLIFMQLGFRGAIERTATQIFESLDFDLLIRSPAYIRLTDPRSVPRGWLYQAGSLPEVEWVRPLDIGLSEWQAPYPKEGRRTDATDDDVAGLSRGIIVLGINPEDPPFVPKDYAAINDAATALTDSRFVLMDTKTKPEFGPQNGRRFGEEDIGVETVLGTGRVQIVGLYELGAGMACNGSCMTNHDGFRRACPWQQGDQASFGLVKLADTQHADPQRTERVRDAIAGLLPVSRVSRSSDAEPERVVLTREEVFEQERRQWLDDTPFGQILTLGVVIAVLVGVAVVYQVLSNDIGNMISEYATLKAMGYSDTYLTTIVLQQAVLLAVFGFLPSLAVAFGLYALVEWYAGIPMKMTWDIALFVLVLAVGICIASGIAALRKLYQAEPADLF; encoded by the coding sequence ATGACCACCCCCCTGGCCTGGAAGAACCTGCTGCACAACCGGCTGCGGACGGTCGTGGGCGTGCTCGGGGTGGGCTTCGCGGTGGTGCTGATCTTCATGCAACTGGGGTTCCGCGGCGCCATCGAGCGGACCGCGACCCAGATCTTCGAGTCGCTGGACTTCGACCTGCTGATCCGCTCGCCCGCCTACATCCGCCTGACCGACCCGCGGTCGGTTCCACGCGGGTGGCTGTACCAGGCCGGCTCGCTGCCGGAGGTGGAGTGGGTCAGGCCGCTGGACATCGGCCTGAGCGAGTGGCAGGCGCCCTACCCTAAAGAGGGGCGCCGTACCGACGCCACGGACGACGACGTCGCCGGGCTCTCACGCGGCATCATCGTGCTGGGGATCAACCCAGAGGACCCGCCGTTCGTACCCAAAGACTACGCCGCCATCAACGACGCCGCGACGGCGCTCACCGACTCGCGCTTCGTGCTGATGGACACCAAGACGAAGCCAGAGTTCGGTCCCCAGAACGGCCGCCGCTTCGGCGAGGAGGACATCGGCGTTGAAACGGTGCTCGGCACCGGGCGGGTGCAGATCGTGGGCCTCTACGAGCTGGGGGCCGGCATGGCCTGCAACGGCTCGTGCATGACCAACCACGACGGGTTCCGCCGCGCCTGCCCGTGGCAGCAAGGGGACCAGGCGAGCTTCGGCCTGGTCAAGCTGGCCGATACCCAGCACGCCGACCCGCAGCGCACCGAGCGGGTGCGCGACGCCATCGCCGGCCTGCTCCCTGTTTCCCGCGTCTCGCGGTCGAGCGACGCTGAACCCGAGCGGGTGGTGCTGACGCGCGAGGAGGTGTTCGAGCAAGAACGCCGCCAGTGGCTCGACGACACCCCCTTCGGCCAGATCCTCACCCTGGGGGTCGTGATCGCCGTGCTGGTGGGAGTGGCGGTGGTCTACCAGGTGCTCTCCAATGACATCGGCAACATGATCAGCGAGTACGCCACGCTCAAGGCCATGGGCTACAGCGACACGTACCTGACCACCATCGTGCTGCAGCAGGCGGTGCTTCTGGCGGTGTTCGGCTTCTTGCCGTCGCTGGCGGTGGCGTTCGGGCTGTACGCGTTGGTGGAGTGGTACGCCGGGATACCGATGAAGATGACCTGGGACATCGCGCTCTTCGTGCTCGTGCTGGCGGTAGGGATCTGCATCGCCTCGGGGATCGCCGCGCTGCGCAAGCTTTATCAAGCCGAACCGGCAGACCTGTTCTAG
- a CDS encoding glycosyltransferase family 2 protein, with amino-acid sequence MHVSVVVPIYNEIENVGPLCDAVCAAMDAAKRPYEVVLVDDGSTDGSREKLRELARADRRLKVVELRRNYGQTAAMSAGIDHATGDVIVTMDGDLQNDPADIAMMLDKIDQGYSLVHGWRKNRQDPWLSRKLPSKLANKLIAWATNFQCHDLGCTLKAMRREIAADLRLYGEMHRFIPIMANFYGARCTEVVTTHHPRRAGASKYGISRTFAVLLDLVTIVYLTRFALKPMRLFGTIGAGAMLAGAAAGLVAIGMRLFAGFDLTGNPLLYAALFGQMAGLQFLSMGMLAEMSSRTYYESQGRRPYAVDRVTGFETPELRAAA; translated from the coding sequence ATGCATGTCTCTGTCGTCGTCCCTATCTACAACGAGATTGAGAATGTCGGCCCGCTGTGCGACGCGGTCTGCGCGGCCATGGACGCCGCCAAGCGTCCCTACGAGGTGGTGCTGGTAGACGACGGATCGACCGACGGCTCGCGTGAGAAGCTGCGCGAGCTGGCCCGCGCGGACCGCCGGCTGAAGGTGGTGGAGCTGCGCCGCAACTACGGCCAGACCGCGGCGATGAGCGCCGGCATCGACCACGCCACGGGCGACGTGATCGTCACCATGGACGGCGACCTGCAGAACGACCCCGCCGACATCGCGATGATGCTCGACAAGATCGACCAGGGCTACAGCCTGGTGCACGGCTGGCGGAAGAACCGGCAAGACCCGTGGCTCAGCCGCAAGCTCCCCTCCAAGCTGGCCAACAAGCTGATCGCCTGGGCGACCAACTTCCAGTGCCACGACCTGGGCTGCACGCTCAAGGCGATGCGTCGCGAGATCGCGGCCGACCTGCGGCTGTACGGCGAGATGCACCGCTTCATCCCGATCATGGCCAACTTCTACGGCGCCCGCTGCACCGAGGTGGTCACCACGCACCACCCACGCCGCGCCGGCGCCAGCAAGTACGGCATCTCGCGCACCTTTGCGGTGCTGCTGGACTTGGTGACCATCGTCTACCTCACCCGCTTCGCGCTGAAGCCGATGCGGCTGTTCGGCACGATCGGCGCCGGCGCGATGCTGGCGGGCGCCGCGGCGGGCCTCGTGGCGATCGGAATGCGGCTCTTTGCAGGATTCGACCTCACCGGCAACCCGCTGCTGTACGCGGCGTTGTTCGGCCAGATGGCGGGCCTGCAGTTCCTGTCGATGGGGATGCTCGCCGAGATGAGCAGCCGCACCTACTACGAAAGCCAAGGCCGCCGGCCCTACGCCGTTGATCGCGTGACCGGCTTCGAGACGCCCGAGCTGCGTGCAGCGGCTTAA
- a CDS encoding ArnT family glycosyltransferase produces the protein MHAPCSPVTARWLPWGVALVAAVVFFTNLGGPLLFDEDEPKNAVCGREMLERGDWVVPTFNAQLRVDKPILIYWVMLVSYSLFGVNEFAARLGSSLAGVGSVVMTYHLGRLLLDRWAGALGATLLASGLMFAALSRASTPDALLICCTTAAFLAFVSGISRLRGGSFSGDGSALLRLSETPLPRVSWIAMYAAMGMAVLAKGPVGVVLPLFVIGLWASLVDIDPSSRTPVGLWRGVLHGLGRRLAPARLLRILLSLRVLPGALIVLTIALPWYVAVGLRTDGAWLAGFLGGHNVGRFMQPMENHRGPVIYYLVAIMVGFFPGSVFLPASITSSVLRVRGADPQRPSLGFLLCWIGGYVGFFTLAATKLPNYVTPCYPAVALVTGCWLVRACRLELPPLRRLRVGFSAFGIAGLAVGVGLIVLASTLLKADPWIGLPAVSAMFASTAALVMLYRNNRPRAMACFATGCVLFTTATVSFSAYRASPYQEGPRLAERIAAFEAGAPEPTRVALCGYFTPNLVFYLGRPVEQIGADAIADYLAGPSPGVVLVPGDVFEQIEPNLPEGATVVAEEKRFLRRNGRVVMLSKSPAIVAAAQSEAVIR, from the coding sequence ATGCACGCACCCTGTTCCCCAGTTACCGCCCGGTGGCTCCCCTGGGGCGTCGCCCTTGTGGCCGCCGTGGTGTTCTTCACCAACCTCGGCGGGCCCCTGCTGTTCGATGAGGACGAGCCCAAGAACGCCGTGTGCGGGCGCGAGATGCTCGAGCGCGGCGACTGGGTGGTGCCCACCTTTAACGCCCAGCTCCGCGTCGACAAGCCGATCCTTATTTACTGGGTGATGCTGGTCTCCTACTCCTTGTTCGGAGTCAACGAGTTTGCGGCCCGGCTGGGTTCGTCGCTCGCGGGCGTGGGCTCGGTCGTGATGACCTACCACCTCGGCCGCCTGCTGCTCGACCGCTGGGCCGGCGCGCTGGGCGCAACGCTGCTGGCCAGCGGGTTGATGTTCGCCGCGTTGTCGCGCGCGTCGACCCCCGATGCACTGCTGATCTGCTGCACCACCGCGGCCTTCCTGGCGTTCGTTTCGGGGATCAGCCGGCTGCGCGGCGGCAGCTTCTCTGGCGACGGGTCCGCCTTGCTGCGGCTCTCGGAGACGCCGCTGCCGCGCGTCAGTTGGATCGCCATGTACGCCGCCATGGGCATGGCCGTGCTGGCCAAGGGGCCTGTGGGGGTGGTGCTCCCTCTGTTTGTCATCGGGTTGTGGGCGTCGCTGGTCGACATCGACCCCTCAAGCCGCACGCCCGTGGGCCTGTGGCGCGGCGTGCTGCACGGGCTCGGACGCCGGCTGGCGCCCGCGCGGCTGCTGCGGATCCTCCTGTCGCTGCGTGTGCTGCCCGGGGCGCTCATCGTGTTGACGATCGCGCTCCCCTGGTACGTAGCCGTAGGGCTGCGGACCGACGGCGCCTGGCTCGCCGGGTTCCTGGGGGGCCACAACGTCGGCCGGTTCATGCAGCCGATGGAGAACCACCGCGGGCCGGTCATCTACTACCTGGTGGCGATCATGGTCGGGTTCTTCCCCGGCTCGGTCTTCCTGCCCGCCTCGATCACCTCCTCGGTGCTGCGTGTCCGCGGCGCCGACCCGCAGCGTCCGTCGCTCGGCTTCTTGCTCTGCTGGATCGGCGGGTACGTCGGCTTCTTCACGCTCGCGGCGACCAAGCTCCCCAACTACGTCACGCCCTGCTACCCGGCCGTGGCGCTGGTGACCGGGTGCTGGCTGGTGCGGGCCTGCCGGCTGGAGCTGCCGCCGCTCAGGCGGCTTAGGGTCGGGTTCTCTGCGTTCGGGATCGCCGGTCTGGCCGTTGGGGTCGGGCTGATCGTTCTGGCGTCGACGCTGCTCAAGGCCGACCCCTGGATCGGCCTGCCGGCCGTTTCTGCGATGTTCGCCAGCACGGCGGCGCTGGTGATGCTGTACCGGAACAACCGCCCGCGTGCGATGGCCTGCTTCGCCACGGGCTGCGTGCTGTTTACAACCGCGACGGTGAGTTTCTCTGCCTACCGCGCGAGCCCCTACCAAGAGGGCCCGCGGCTGGCCGAGCGGATCGCCGCGTTCGAGGCGGGCGCCCCCGAGCCGACCCGCGTGGCCCTGTGCGGCTACTTCACGCCGAACCTGGTGTTCTACCTCGGCCGGCCGGTCGAGCAGATCGGCGCCGACGCGATCGCCGACTACCTGGCCGGGCCCAGCCCGGGGGTCGTGCTCGTGCCGGGCGACGTGTTTGAACAGATCGAACCCAACCTCCCCGAGGGCGCCACGGTGGTCGCCGAAGAGAAGCGGTTCCTCCGCCGCAACGGGCGCGTCGTGATGCTGAGCAAGTCGCCGGCGATCGTCGCCGCGGCGCAGTCGGAAGCGGTGATTCGCTGA
- a CDS encoding ATP-binding protein yields the protein MPSPVDPTAALRSALAVSPENAPLRRHLAETLMSLGRFDEAVAEYRVLLEQKPDDDATKVGLADAYLQQERFSEAAVVLESMVDRRDPPAAACVLYARLCVREGRIEDAVARYKQALEIDPESADEELAARLGVRPEEGFDDLFDDDVSEGRVRRGDGAFDDDELGIEIERPKIGFADVGGMEALKQEIRVKIIYPMEHPEVYEAYGKKVGGGILMYGPPGCGKTYLARATAGEIKASFVSVGIDDVLDMWMGQSERKLHQLFQHARDNAPCVLFFDEVDALGGRRSDMQSGAARQLINQFLAELDGAEHSNEGVLVLAATNAPWHVDGAFRRPGRFDRVLFVPPPDEPARADILRIQCAGKPTRDIDYARLAKRAAKYSGADLKAVLDLAIEAKLTEAIQSGAPPQPILGRDLERAIKQHKPTTQEWFASARNYALYANDGGLYDDVLKYFEK from the coding sequence ATGCCCAGCCCGGTTGACCCTACCGCTGCCCTGCGCAGCGCCCTGGCCGTATCGCCAGAGAACGCCCCGCTCCGCCGCCATCTGGCCGAAACTCTGATGTCGCTGGGGCGGTTCGACGAGGCGGTCGCCGAGTACCGGGTGCTGCTGGAGCAGAAGCCGGACGACGACGCCACCAAGGTCGGCCTGGCGGACGCCTACCTGCAGCAGGAGCGGTTCAGCGAGGCGGCGGTGGTGCTTGAGTCGATGGTCGACCGCCGCGACCCCCCCGCCGCGGCGTGCGTGCTGTACGCGCGGCTCTGCGTCCGCGAAGGGCGGATCGAGGATGCGGTCGCCCGCTACAAGCAGGCGCTCGAGATCGACCCCGAGAGCGCGGACGAAGAGCTCGCCGCGCGGCTGGGCGTGCGGCCCGAGGAGGGGTTTGACGACCTGTTCGACGACGACGTGAGCGAGGGCCGCGTCCGCCGCGGCGATGGCGCCTTCGACGACGACGAGCTGGGGATCGAGATCGAACGCCCCAAGATCGGCTTCGCCGACGTCGGCGGGATGGAGGCCCTCAAGCAAGAGATCCGCGTCAAGATCATCTACCCGATGGAGCACCCGGAGGTCTACGAGGCGTACGGCAAGAAGGTAGGAGGCGGCATCTTGATGTACGGCCCCCCCGGGTGCGGCAAGACCTACCTGGCCCGCGCCACCGCCGGCGAGATCAAGGCCTCCTTTGTGTCGGTCGGCATCGACGACGTGCTGGACATGTGGATGGGGCAGAGCGAGCGCAAGCTGCACCAACTCTTTCAGCACGCCCGCGACAACGCCCCGTGCGTGCTGTTCTTCGACGAGGTCGACGCCCTCGGCGGCCGGCGCAGCGACATGCAGAGCGGCGCCGCGAGGCAGCTCATCAATCAGTTCCTGGCCGAGCTAGACGGCGCCGAGCACAGCAACGAGGGGGTTCTGGTGCTGGCGGCCACCAACGCCCCGTGGCACGTCGACGGGGCGTTCCGCCGCCCGGGCCGGTTCGACCGCGTGCTGTTCGTCCCGCCGCCCGACGAGCCGGCCCGGGCCGACATCCTCCGCATCCAGTGCGCGGGCAAGCCGACGCGGGACATCGACTACGCCAGGCTCGCCAAGCGGGCCGCCAAGTACTCCGGCGCCGACCTCAAGGCGGTGCTCGACCTGGCGATCGAGGCGAAGCTGACCGAGGCGATCCAGTCGGGCGCCCCGCCGCAGCCGATCCTGGGCCGCGACCTCGAGCGCGCGATCAAGCAGCACAAGCCAACCACGCAGGAGTGGTTCGCATCGGCCCGCAACTACGCGCTCTACGCCAACGATGGCGGGCTGTACGACGACGTGCTGAAGTACTTTGAGAAATAA
- the argB gene encoding acetylglutamate kinase, which produces MGWIRQFRDKVTVIKLGGSVMEDDDALRHLLVDIVFMETVGMRPVVVHGGGAAISRAMAAAGLEARFVQGRRYTDPATLKIVEKVLAGEINESIAARIEEFGGRAMPLNFAGETDNNILYGEPITLTGDDGEPVDLGAVGHVTRVDRDVLDNLCYAGQVPVIPSMCVVDDGKPGAGGKLNVNADTAAMAVAQAMGAEKLVFLSDINGVRRDKNDPDSLIHSLDGAEARRLIASGAIEAGMIPKVEACLETLDKGVRKVHIIDGRLRHSLLLEIYTNCGVGTEIVSDPV; this is translated from the coding sequence ATGGGCTGGATCCGCCAGTTCCGCGACAAGGTGACGGTGATCAAGCTCGGCGGCAGCGTCATGGAAGACGACGACGCGCTGCGGCACCTGCTGGTCGACATCGTCTTTATGGAAACCGTGGGCATGCGGCCGGTGGTGGTGCACGGCGGCGGGGCCGCGATCAGCCGCGCCATGGCGGCCGCGGGGCTCGAGGCCCGCTTCGTGCAGGGGCGCCGGTACACCGACCCCGCGACGCTCAAGATCGTTGAGAAGGTGCTGGCCGGCGAGATCAACGAGTCGATCGCGGCCCGCATCGAGGAGTTCGGCGGCCGGGCGATGCCGCTGAACTTCGCCGGCGAGACCGACAACAACATCCTGTACGGCGAGCCGATCACGCTCACCGGCGACGACGGCGAGCCGGTGGACCTGGGCGCCGTGGGGCACGTCACCCGCGTCGACCGCGACGTGCTAGACAACCTCTGCTACGCGGGCCAGGTGCCGGTGATCCCGTCGATGTGCGTCGTGGACGACGGCAAGCCTGGCGCGGGCGGCAAGCTGAACGTGAACGCAGACACCGCTGCAATGGCGGTCGCCCAGGCGATGGGCGCCGAGAAACTGGTGTTCCTGAGCGACATCAACGGCGTCCGCCGCGACAAGAACGACCCCGACTCGCTGATCCACTCGCTCGACGGCGCCGAGGCCCGCCGGCTGATCGCCAGCGGCGCGATCGAGGCCGGCATGATCCCCAAGGTCGAGGCCTGCCTCGAGACGCTGGACAAGGGGGTCCGCAAGGTCCACATCATCGACGGCCGGTTGCGTCACTCGCTGCTCTTGGAGATTTACACCAACTGCGGCGTGGGGACGGAGATCGTCAGCGACCCGGTCTGA
- a CDS encoding ribose-phosphate diphosphokinase, with amino-acid sequence MHDLKLFSGNANRVLGKSIADYLGVPLGKISLGRFPDGEISCKIDEDVRGRDVFLIQPTSPPVNESLMELLVMIDSCLRASAERITTVIPYFGYARQDRKDEGRVPITAKLVANLITRAGADRVLTMDLHAPQIQGFFDVPVDHLYAAPVLNEHFLTSGIDLDEVVIVSPDEGSIKRALGHAKRLGGKVAIIDKRRLGPDTTVQANILGGPIEGKVALMFDDMISTAGSILGAARVLHEHNVKEIHVAVTHPVLCGPAVERLREAELASLVCTDSIPLQPDHILPHFRILPVAPLLGEAIKRIHRNESVSKLFR; translated from the coding sequence ATGCACGACCTCAAGCTATTCAGCGGCAACGCCAACCGCGTGCTCGGCAAATCGATCGCCGACTACCTCGGCGTGCCGTTGGGCAAGATCTCGCTGGGGCGGTTCCCGGACGGAGAGATTAGTTGCAAGATCGACGAAGACGTCCGCGGCCGCGACGTCTTCTTGATCCAGCCCACCAGCCCCCCGGTGAACGAGAGCCTGATGGAGCTGCTGGTGATGATCGATAGCTGCCTGCGCGCCAGCGCAGAGCGGATCACCACGGTAATCCCCTACTTCGGCTACGCCCGCCAGGACCGCAAGGATGAGGGGCGCGTCCCCATCACCGCCAAGCTGGTGGCGAACCTGATCACCCGCGCCGGCGCCGACCGCGTGCTGACGATGGACCTGCACGCCCCGCAGATCCAGGGGTTCTTCGACGTTCCCGTAGACCACCTCTACGCCGCGCCGGTGCTGAACGAGCACTTCTTGACCTCCGGCATCGATCTGGACGAGGTGGTGATCGTCAGCCCCGACGAGGGGAGCATCAAGCGCGCCTTGGGGCACGCCAAGCGGCTCGGGGGCAAGGTAGCGATCATCGACAAGCGGCGCCTGGGCCCCGACACCACCGTGCAGGCGAACATCCTCGGCGGCCCCATCGAGGGGAAGGTCGCCCTGATGTTTGACGACATGATCAGCACCGCCGGCTCCATCCTGGGCGCGGCCCGGGTGCTGCACGAGCACAACGTGAAAGAAATCCACGTCGCGGTGACCCACCCGGTGCTGTGCGGCCCGGCCGTCGAGCGGCTCCGCGAGGCAGAGCTAGCGAGCCTGGTGTGCACCGACTCGATCCCGCTGCAGCCCGACCACATCCTGCCCCACTTCCGCATCTTGCCCGTAGCGCCGTTGTTGGGCGAGGCCATCAAGCGGATCCACCGCAACGAGTCGGTAAGCAAGCTGTTCCGCTAG
- a CDS encoding sugar phosphate nucleotidyltransferase produces MSAPLAIVLAAGKGTRMKSELPKVLTPARGRPLVQYVVDALREAGVRQIVAVVGYRSELVEQALAGQSDIAFAQQTEQLGTGHAVMQCRSQLAGWDGPVVVVTGDSPMLRPASVKKLLARFDAPADQRPACVIGTAHREDPTGLGRIVRDASGQFQAIVEQRDATPEQQRVTEVNMSTYVFDAPALLSALDRLTTANAQAEYYVTDGPGILLGQGRRVEALPVLEACESLSVNTPEDLAKVEEEMKRLGMGKSSPPHSGR; encoded by the coding sequence ATGTCTGCCCCCCTCGCTATCGTCCTCGCCGCCGGCAAGGGGACGCGGATGAAGTCCGAACTCCCCAAGGTGCTCACCCCCGCCCGCGGACGCCCCCTGGTGCAGTACGTGGTAGACGCGTTGCGTGAGGCGGGGGTTCGCCAGATTGTGGCCGTGGTGGGCTACCGGTCGGAACTGGTCGAGCAGGCGCTCGCCGGCCAGTCTGACATCGCCTTCGCCCAACAGACCGAGCAGCTGGGCACGGGCCACGCCGTGATGCAGTGCCGGTCGCAGCTTGCGGGCTGGGACGGGCCGGTGGTGGTGGTGACGGGCGATTCGCCCATGCTGCGGCCCGCGAGCGTCAAGAAGCTGCTCGCCCGATTCGACGCCCCGGCCGACCAACGCCCGGCGTGCGTCATCGGCACCGCCCACCGTGAAGACCCCACCGGGCTGGGCCGCATCGTACGCGACGCCAGCGGCCAGTTCCAAGCCATCGTCGAGCAACGCGACGCCACGCCCGAGCAGCAACGCGTTACGGAGGTGAACATGAGCACCTACGTGTTCGACGCACCGGCGTTGCTCTCTGCGCTCGACCGGCTCACCACCGCCAACGCCCAAGCCGAGTACTACGTGACCGACGGCCCCGGCATCCTGCTCGGCCAGGGCCGGCGCGTCGAAGCGCTCCCCGTACTGGAAGCGTGCGAGTCGTTGAGCGTGAACACACCGGAGGATCTGGCCAAGGTTGAAGAAGAGATGAAGCGCCTCGGAATGGGCAAATCGTCACCACCGCACTCCGGGCGCTGA